In Bacillus weihaiensis, the genomic stretch TTTAATGATCAAAGCTGTCATGGACAGGGACATACAGAGCAAAGAACAAGTCACCATTCAGATAAAGTAAAGAAGAATTTAATTACTCGCTTAAATCGAATTGAGGGCCAAATACGAGGAATAAAATCTCTTATTGAAAAGGATACGTATTGCGATGATGTTATTACACAAATTTCCGCAACTCAGGCAGCACTTAATGGAGTAGGAAAGCTTCTTTTAGAAGGTCATTTACGTACATGTGTTGTTGAGCGAATCCAAGAGGGCGATGAAGAAATCATTGATGAATTGTTAGTAACGGTTCAAAGATTAATGAAAAAATAGGAGTGATGAAGGTGGAAAATAGTACATTAAAAGTTGAAGGAATGTCCTGTAATCATTGTGTACAAGCAGTTGAGGGAAGCGTAGCAAAGCTAACTGGTGTAGAACGTGTAAAAGTAAACCTAGAGAACGGAACAGTAGACATTGAATTTGATTCTAAGCAGGTTACACTTGAGCAAATAAAGGAAACCATTGACGATCAAGGCTACGAGGTCGTTTAATGAAAAAGAGGTTGGGTTAAAACTCAATCATTCTTTAAAAAGACAAACGATTATCGTATGACACATTGTTACTTATTAATATGTTGTGGTGGAAGAACAAGTACGTTCCATTCCGCTGCCACTTGCTTTCCGCGGGGCAAAAATGAACTGCTTTTTCCTAGGGAGGAAGCTTTAGCCTTATCGGCTACGTCTGTGGGGTCTCACCCTTTCCTCTACCTCCCGCCGGAGTCAAGTGTCTTTTCGCTCCATTACACTAGCGATTACCAATCGTATACATAAATAATAAATGTAGGAACAAAGAATAAAAACCGAACGATATGGGAGACTTTCATTAGAAAATCACCTGATCGTTCGGTTTTCTCATTAACTAAAAACACTTATGTCGCAGCCTCTCTTTGCTCTGCATGCTTAGGAAGCGTTAAAAATTCATTCCTAGTAGGTAAGCGCTTCAAGATCTAGCCACATACCCTTCGCGTTTTACTTCTTATTGTATAAAATTAATCATGTCAACCATCTTATTACATGCTTGAATTTGAGTTAGATTGCATCTTTTCTTGCTCAGCAATGATGTCTTTATCCTCAGCGTTATCACGTGTTACCTTCTGTGTTAAGATTGCACCCACAGCAACTAAAATCATCACAGCAATATAGTAGCCTTTTTCATTTAATTCAAGACTTGTTTCATTATAAAGTCCAATACAAAATAGAGCTACACCTGCAAAAAATGTAAAGTACGCAACACCGGTAAATGCTGCGGTATTTCTCCTACGATATTTCTGCATATCATCACCTCATTTGGATTTAAATACCATACAGACTAAATATATCATAAAATAAATTTTGTGAAATATAAAAAATAACAAAGATGTAAAAAAAAGTGTATGTTCATTATGCTACTTGATTTGTTTCCAAATATGTGTAAAATAAAGACTATACTTATACCTAATTATTCGAGGTAGGTGATTTGATGTTTGATCGAGAATTAATAAAGGGGAGTACATCCTTAATATTGCTTCAACTTTTAGATGAAAAAGATATGTATGGCTATGAGCTCGTTAAAGAAATGGAAAAGAGAAGTGGCCATTCTCTTGAAGTAAAGGAAGGAACACTTTATCCTGCACTTCATAAGCTTGAAAATAAAGGCTATGTAGAAACATATTGGCAAGAGCAACCGAAAGGACCAGCTCGTAAATATTATTCTATTAAAGAAGAAGGAAAAGAAATCTTAAAGGAAAAAACAAGAGAGTGGGGCAAATTTGTTAGAATGATAGACGGAATTATTGGGAGGGAATCGCTGTGAGTCCCAAGGAACAATATTTACGAGATCTTGAGAGAGCCTTGCCTCATTCATTTTCAAAACACGAGATCCTTAAAGAATATGAAGCACATATTGTAGAGAAGCAGGCAGATTACCCAGAACGAACGATAGAAGAAATTCTTGAGGCGATGGGAGATCCGGTGGAAATTGCACAACAGTTTGAAATAGGTCAACCTGCTCAAAAGAGCTTTGTCAGCAAAAATTTTGTTTTTTGTAATTTTATGTTCTTTTTTATAGGGGGCTTACTTACATTTTGCTACCATATGTATGAGGGTTCTTTATTCTCAGAAGCCTGGGGAATTCTTGCTCGCGTTCCGCTAACCATTGTTGTTGTATACACGCTCTTTTGGATGCTTCTAGGATTTGAGATTGGACGTGAATATGGTGCTCTAGGTAAGAAGATTTTTTCAAGAACATTTTTCATGTGCTTACTCCCAAATGTCTTGCTTATGTTCATGACATTGTTTGAATTGATTCCAGTACAATGGTTTCAACCATTTTTAACACCTGCTTTTATCTATATTTGTGTTGTTATGACATTTTTGTTATATCCAATAAGTAAACTGTTCTATTATCTAGGCATGTATCGTTCAGTATAAGGTGGGTTTTAAGTTTATTTCACTTAGAACTCACGTACTTTTATCTAATTTCGACTATATACATAGAATTTCTATGTATATTTCTACACGCACTAATACATAGTAATTCTATGTATAAAAGGAGAGAATGATATGCAATTGACAGCACGAAATAGTATTCTTTGTTTTTCATGTGGAGTATTGTTTCATTATTTTTTTTACAATAAGGGAGTTGGAGTTTCTTATCCTCTTTACGTTTTCTATCTTTATTTGTTGTTTTTCCTAGTAGTAAAAAACAACAAGGAAAAACAAACTATCTTTGATTACCTGATGTTAGGGGCAGTTCTATTCCTTTCAATGAATGTTGCCTTATCTTCTAATTTACATTTTCATGTTCTGAATATTTTATTGGTGCCGCTATTAATGTTTGTTCACATGATCCATTCTAGGAGGTGGGATGTAAAGCAATGGAGTAATCGATTGTTTGTTCACTCTCTTTTCCTAACTTTTTTCGAATCTGTAGGCCAATTCTTTAAATTATTTAAAGTCGTTCAATGGGTAGGGAAAGGCTTCGCTACTAATGAACGTTATCAAACTATAAAGAAAGTGGGAATTGGCTTTCTCATTTCAGTTCCACTACTTTGGGCTGTTCTCTTTTTACTTATATCATCAGATCAACAGTTTGAACTTTTACTTGGGCGAATACCAGACTATTTATATCAGGCAAATATGGGGAGTATCTTCTTTCAGATTGTACTTGTCCTGTTTGTGTCATTCGCTATATATGCTTTCTTTATTGTTTTAGCTAGACCACTTGTGTTTAGTGGAGAACAGAAACAGTCTATTCCTATAAAAATGGATAAAATTATTATTAGCACGATCCTTTTATTAGTGAACATTGTGTATTTATTGTACACAGTTGTACAATTTACCTACTTCTTTAACAGTGACCCTGCTAGTGCGTCACTTAACTTTACGTATGCTGAATATGCAAGACGTGGCTTCACTGAGTTAACCTTTGTAGCAGTGATTAACCTAGGTATCCTCTTTGTCGTAACACATTTAGGGAATGCGGAAACCCCTACTTTACCAAGGATAATTAAGATTTTGTTAAGCTCTCTTGTTCTATTTACCTTTGTTATGTTGGCTTCAGGTTTTTTTCGATTATCTTTATATGAGCAAGCGTATGGATATACCTATTCTCGTGTTCTTGCCCATAGCTTTATGATTTTACTAGGTATGCTTCTATGTATAGCTATGTATAAGGTGTTTAATGAGAGATGTAAACTTTTAAGAGCTATGTTCGCTGTGTCCTTAATTGGGTATGTGGTGATAAATTATGTCAATATTGATCAGTTTATTGTAAAGAAAAACCTGGAGCGGTATGAGGCAACGGGAAAACTAGATTTTGACTACCTAGACTCCCTTTCGGATGATGCAATTCCCTTATTAGTTGAACTACAACATGATCGAATGGATGACATGTTGATTGTAAAATATTACGAGAGGCAAAATGACGCTACAACTTGGCAGTCTTACAATGTTTCAAGGGAACGAGCAAAATCTAAGCTAAAAGAGTGGAGAGAGGAAAGAGGAAGTTAAAAAGGTTTATTTAAGAAGGTAAAGTAACGAGGCTGGGACAAAACAAAGAGCCAGGCACCCTCGAATACAATCTATTGTGTACACTAGATAAATCAGTGCGTACATATAGTCGTTACGATAAGGTGCCAGGCACTTCTGTCCAAGCCTCGTTGTTAGTCACTATTTTTGAGGTTTTTTTGCTAGTAAGGATGCAATGACCGCAGCAATCGGTAAAATTAAGGTGATCAGTAAAATCTCAGTATATCCATGGAAAAGATCAAATGCTACACCAAATGGTAAAGGACCGAATGCAGAACCAATCACCATCATTGTCATAGCAATACCCTTAATACTTCCAATGTGCTGTCTACCGAAATAGGTCGGCCAAACAATGGAGAGAGTAATTCTTTCCACTCCTCCGGTTATTCCCCAAACAACCCCAAATAGTATCGCCATTAACAAAGTATCTGTAAAAAGCATAATTACGATCATAATCATTTCACCGATAAAGATGAGTGCGAGCAATATGTTGACCTTTACTCGTTCTAAAATGAATCCAGAAATAAAGGTGATGGGAAACCCGAGAATGGCCATTAAGCTTAAAATCATGGCCGCAATAGCGGGTGACATTCCACCCTCACCAAGAATGGATACTAGATGAAAGGTCAGTCCTGTATTGACTAATGCAGGAATAGCAACAATGAATAGGAGTAACCAAAATGTACTTGTTTTTCTGGCCTCCTGTAACGTCCAATTTTCCTCAAGAACTTCTTCAGGCTGATTCATTCCTTCTTGTTGAGGAGTGATTTTTGTATCATCAGGTAATAAACCTATATCCTCTGGTTTATTTCGAATAAAAAGAAAAGCAAGTGGTAAAAAAATTAGCAATAGCAATATGCCCCAAACCACCCATGTTGTTTGCCAATTATAATGAGTAATTAACCAAGCATTGATGATTGGTAGTGCCGCAGAACTGACAAAACCACCAATTGCCATAAAGCTAAAGGCACGCCCACGA encodes the following:
- a CDS encoding PadR family transcriptional regulator, producing the protein MFDRELIKGSTSLILLQLLDEKDMYGYELVKEMEKRSGHSLEVKEGTLYPALHKLENKGYVETYWQEQPKGPARKYYSIKEEGKEILKEKTREWGKFVRMIDGIIGRESL
- a CDS encoding MFS transporter yields the protein MSFLQQRFSSKKAPVNTSFFYGWVIVLLSALAVFFSGPGQTYSISLFIDEYIKEFGWSRSMVSSIYSTATLLAGLLLFLVGRMIDKYGQRKMAIVIGGMLAFACFWNSFVSNVIMLFIGFFLIRLFGQGSMSLLPNTLVPQWFIKYRGRAFSFMAIGGFVSSAALPIINAWLITHYNWQTTWVVWGILLLLIFLPLAFLFIRNKPEDIGLLPDDTKITPQQEGMNQPEEVLEENWTLQEARKTSTFWLLLFIVAIPALVNTGLTFHLVSILGEGGMSPAIAAMILSLMAILGFPITFISGFILERVKVNILLALIFIGEMIMIVIMLFTDTLLMAILFGVVWGITGGVERITLSIVWPTYFGRQHIGSIKGIAMTMMVIGSAFGPLPFGVAFDLFHGYTEILLITLILPIAAVIASLLAKKPQK
- the copZ gene encoding copper chaperone CopZ, which encodes MENSTLKVEGMSCNHCVQAVEGSVAKLTGVERVKVNLENGTVDIEFDSKQVTLEQIKETIDDQGYEVV
- a CDS encoding DUF4153 domain-containing protein → MQLTARNSILCFSCGVLFHYFFYNKGVGVSYPLYVFYLYLLFFLVVKNNKEKQTIFDYLMLGAVLFLSMNVALSSNLHFHVLNILLVPLLMFVHMIHSRRWDVKQWSNRLFVHSLFLTFFESVGQFFKLFKVVQWVGKGFATNERYQTIKKVGIGFLISVPLLWAVLFLLISSDQQFELLLGRIPDYLYQANMGSIFFQIVLVLFVSFAIYAFFIVLARPLVFSGEQKQSIPIKMDKIIISTILLLVNIVYLLYTVVQFTYFFNSDPASASLNFTYAEYARRGFTELTFVAVINLGILFVVTHLGNAETPTLPRIIKILLSSLVLFTFVMLASGFFRLSLYEQAYGYTYSRVLAHSFMILLGMLLCIAMYKVFNERCKLLRAMFAVSLIGYVVINYVNIDQFIVKKNLERYEATGKLDFDYLDSLSDDAIPLLVELQHDRMDDMLIVKYYERQNDATTWQSYNVSRERAKSKLKEWREERGS
- a CDS encoding HAAS signaling domain-containing protein, with product MSPKEQYLRDLERALPHSFSKHEILKEYEAHIVEKQADYPERTIEEILEAMGDPVEIAQQFEIGQPAQKSFVSKNFVFCNFMFFFIGGLLTFCYHMYEGSLFSEAWGILARVPLTIVVVYTLFWMLLGFEIGREYGALGKKIFSRTFFMCLLPNVLLMFMTLFELIPVQWFQPFLTPAFIYICVVMTFLLYPISKLFYYLGMYRSV
- a CDS encoding YiaA/YiaB family inner membrane protein, with amino-acid sequence MQKYRRRNTAAFTGVAYFTFFAGVALFCIGLYNETSLELNEKGYYIAVMILVAVGAILTQKVTRDNAEDKDIIAEQEKMQSNSNSSM
- a CDS encoding metal-sensitive transcriptional regulator produces the protein MSSEFNDQSCHGQGHTEQRTSHHSDKVKKNLITRLNRIEGQIRGIKSLIEKDTYCDDVITQISATQAALNGVGKLLLEGHLRTCVVERIQEGDEEIIDELLVTVQRLMKK